Proteins encoded together in one Falco peregrinus isolate bFalPer1 chromosome 2, bFalPer1.pri, whole genome shotgun sequence window:
- the ARHGEF38 gene encoding rho guanine nucleotide exchange factor 38 — MECPGKEGAGGRRRNLALLRSKLYVGERRRTTEPVVESTAAAGDHGTLRRSQSDRTEYSHKLQEKMAPQVGSSTPATSSQEDEEQVSRRMMAKRVKIIAELMQTEKDYISDLDLCIKEVIQPLRNKQIAHFDVDGLFSNIELVHQVSAKLLSLLEEATTDVEPPMQIIGEVFLQIKGPLENTYKIYCYRHDDAHTMLESYEKDEELKQHLRDCVQSLKKIYEEEGKPNLTDMGSLMIKPVQRVMKYPLLLCELLNSTPASHPDHKVLQDALFAMKNINVNINELKRRKDLVLKYKKNDDDETLKEKFSRLNIHSISKKSKRVTSHLKLLTGGEPQVKDETFNKEEKLFRSLEKTVKLCMKNISLSSQHLQDSIHLAAQNITGLQEILQDKDDSVNNCLKKQNNTANLCEDLMAQLDKLVLTPLSALQALFSGPQKLIQKRYDKLLDYNSYLQRSTREELDLAKKDYEALNAQLVEELQVFNRAAKKIVLNCLHCFITLLRNIMSAALQSNSAVAVPVPLSSSSICEVQNQLMEEVHKLNFVKENSSATFIERKLSFEKKKPAPSLLEPTHQTEGHRSKLLSTYSTELLYQAKRKCNATQEFDIDLHEGELVAVVEQKDPFGSTSRWLVDTGILKGYVYSSFLRPYNPVKTQKDVAENGFGDDDFDNISLFVSSRPSADSSTRSQGHKKSDSSSSLHFCENPTANGTRTDAFQDTDDHHTFYAVYAFQARNDQELSLQEYQKVRILRFSDLSGNKEWWLAEAKGQKGYVPSNYLGKMTYA, encoded by the exons ATGGAGTGTCCGGGGAAGGAAGGCgcggggggcaggaggaggaatttGGCGTTGCTGAGGAGCAAGCTGTAcgtgggggagaggaggaggacgaCAGAGCCCGTGGTGGAGAGCACCGCTGCTGCCGGGGACCACGGCACCTTGAGGAGGAGTCAGTCTGACAGGACAGAGTACAGCCACAAATTACAAG aaaaaatggctCCACAGGTGGGGTCCTCGACCCCTGCCACTTCGTCGCAGGAGGATGAAGAACAAGTCAGCAGACGCATGATGGCCAAGAGGGTGAAAATCATCGCAGAACTCATGCAGACGGAGAAAGACTATATCAGCGACCTGGATCTCTGCATCAAGGAAGTGATTCAGCCCCTGAGAAACAAGCAG ATTGCTCACTTTGACGTGGATGGCTTGTTTAGCAACATTGAATTGGTCCATCAAGTATCAGCCAAACTGCTGTCACTGTTGGAAGAAGCCACGACAGATGTGGAACCACCCATGCAAATAATCG GGGAAGTGTTCTTGCAGATTAAAGGCCCGCTAGAAAACACATATAAAATCTATTGCTATCGCCATGATGATGCACACACCATGCTGGAATCCTATGAAAAGGATGAAGAACTGAAGCAGCATTTAAGAGACTGTGTACAGTCCTTAAA aaagatatATGAGGAAGA AGGAAAGCCAAATCTCACGGACATGGGATCCCTGATGATCAAACCAGTGCAACGGGTGATGAAATATCCCTTGTTACTCTGTGAACTCTTGAATTCAACTCCTGCTTCTCACCCCGACCACAAGGTGCTACAAGATGCCCTTTTTGCTATGAAAAACATTAATGTGAACATCAATGAACTTAAAAGGAGGAAAGACTTAG tGCTGAAGTATAAGAagaatgatgatgatgaaacccttaaagaaaagttttcccGACTGAATATCCACTCCATTAGCAAGAAATCCAAGAGGGTCACCAGTCACCTGAAATTACTGACGGGGGGAGAACCTCAG GTGAAAGATGAAACTTTtaataaggaagaaaagttgTTTCGAAGTTTAGAGAAGACTGTGAAATTGTGCATGAAGAACATTTCGCTCTCCTCACAACATCTACAG GATTCCATACATCTGGCTGCACAGAATATAACTGGGCTTCAGGAAATCTTGCAAGACAAAGATGACAGTGTCAACAACTgtttgaaaaaacagaacaacacTGCAAATCTCTGTGAAGACCTT ATGGCTCAGCTGGACAAGCTTGTTTTGACTCCTCTCTCAGCCCTACAAGCCTTGTTTTCAGGCCCACAGAAGCTCATCCAGAAGCGCTATGATAAGTTGTTGGACTACAACAGTTACCTTCAGAGGTCAACAAGAGAAGAGCTGGACCTGGCAAAGAAAGACTATGAGGCTCTAAATGCACAGCTAGTGGAAGAACTTCAGGTATTCAACAGAGCAGCCAAAAAGATTGTGTTGAACTGCCTGCATTGCTTCATCACCCTCCTCAGGAATATTATGTCTGCAGCACTTCAATCAAATTCTGCTGTGGCGGTGCCTGTTCCA CTGTCTTCCTCAAGCATCTGTGAAGTGCAGAATCAGTTGATGGAGGAGGTTCACAAGCTgaattttgtaaaagaaaacagcagtgcaaCCTTTATTGAGAGAAAATtgagctttgaaaaaaaaaaacctgccccTTCTCTG cttgaACCCACACATCAAACAGAAGGCCACAGGTCCAAGCTGTTGTCTACGTACAGCACAGAATTGCTGTACCAAGCTAAGCGCAAGTGCAATGCCACGCAGGAATTTGATATTGATTTACATGAAGGAGAACTGGTGGCTGTTGTGGAGCAAAAGGACCCCTTTGGAAGTACAAGCAGATGGCTTGTTGACACAGGAA TCCTTAAAGGGTATGTGTACTCCTCCTTCCTGAGGCCTTACAATCCAGTCAAAACACAGAAGGACGTAGCAGAAAATGGCTTCGGTGATGACGATTTTGATAATATCAGCCTCTTTGTCTCTTCACGGccctctgctgacagcagcacaaGAAGTCAGGGGCACAAAAAGAGTGACAGCAGCTCATCTCTTCACTTCTGTGAAAATCCCACAGCTAATGGCACAAGGACCGATGCTTTTCAGGATACGGATGATCACCAT aCCTTCTATGCTGTTTATGCATTTCAAGCAAGAAATGATCAGGAACTCAGCCTTCAGGAGTACCAGAAGGTTAGGATACTTCGGTTTTCTGACCTAAGTGGCAATAAAGAATGGTGGCTAGCAGAAGCAAAAGGTCAGAAAGGATATGTACCATCTAATTATCTCGGGAAGATGACATACGCATAG